One window from the genome of Candidatus Fermentibacter sp. encodes:
- a CDS encoding AAA family ATPase produces the protein MKLKSLRIGGFKSFADPVELRFHGGITGVVGPNGCGKSNIADALRWVLGNQSPRTLRAERMEDVIFAGSAARRPMGMAEVLITLDNSDRTIPLEFEEVSITRRLFRSGESEYLLNGSRCRLMDITDLLADCGLGSSGYWILESEMVKAILSSRTEERRFLFDEAAGITRYKVQRHRAQLKLDAASGDLERLEDIISEVTRNVDQLRRQAAVLARYEKTMKGLHALEAEAAGRVAEAVRADLAAAKSRLSDLRKREQDLAASSMAHTARLSEARNSLELAQADLDRRQTAVSALEKRLSEAEALVLVESERARAAGALGDELRARARDLEERSAELDARSALAAERLAALAASAEDALRLAGEAGSAAEAAASRLAVAREACDESGGLSRAARNALEERRRAVEKAARDRERAAADLARLDGERSSAGAELEALRVRIAALDSEAASLEVSLEQASAGASAAETALEDAARSLEECRSSIAALEGRAGEYGEQARVLEGEISRESSGTIASLVTVQEGCEAAAGACLDSFYSARPAGHGVPADAEDGRYAVDAGISAETVPPGTRRLSEFLTDGPAEAWSIFSRAAMAPDRQTAMAAAATGTGLVIVTPGGDIFRPDGLVRLGTGAADRGPLERKAMLKALEARIASARGGISASSAKRAELEAARSAMVENRARMTASVLDLQKRASSTAAEARALREREARVSAGLVEIDAALAALPRPAEPMPDADGAGLAALEEADRQAAAAAQHAQDRLMECSRELVAASAERDRAVHGHEIVLSGIASAREGMERDRELASRQRFEAAVLSARAAESAEAAELHSGTADEARTRSGEVRAELEEASAGRLEAVSLRSAAAERAIAVQREADAARGDLESARAALLECATEAAALEEKLRPLEERAGDAGSPDPKLRRLADDDLAAEIGRVSAERDRLGPVNMLAKAEHEEAASRLEFLETQKADLLEARASISEAIGEINRTAAERFGETFRAVQEHFSEIFQRFFEGGEARLEAIPGEDPLEGGVSVMARPRGKTLESISALSGGEKAMTAVALLFALYLVRPAPFCVLDELDAPLDDANVDRFIDLLGSFSAGTQFIVVTHNRRTMEAAERLYGVTMAGNGVSALASVSLEEARRP, from the coding sequence ATGAAGCTGAAATCCCTGAGGATCGGCGGGTTCAAGTCATTCGCCGACCCGGTCGAACTCCGTTTCCACGGAGGTATCACCGGGGTGGTGGGCCCCAACGGATGCGGCAAGAGCAACATTGCCGACGCCCTCAGGTGGGTGCTCGGCAACCAGAGCCCCAGGACCCTCAGGGCCGAGCGCATGGAGGACGTGATCTTCGCCGGCAGCGCGGCCCGGAGGCCCATGGGCATGGCCGAGGTGCTCATCACTCTCGACAACTCCGACAGGACGATCCCGCTCGAGTTCGAGGAGGTCTCCATCACCAGGAGGCTCTTCAGGTCGGGCGAGAGCGAATACCTGCTCAACGGCTCGAGGTGCAGGCTGATGGACATCACCGACCTGCTGGCCGACTGCGGGCTGGGCAGCAGCGGGTACTGGATCCTGGAGTCGGAGATGGTCAAGGCGATTCTCTCGAGCAGGACCGAGGAGAGGCGGTTCCTGTTCGACGAGGCCGCAGGCATCACCAGGTACAAGGTGCAGAGGCACAGGGCCCAGCTCAAGCTCGATGCGGCGTCGGGCGACCTGGAGCGACTCGAGGACATCATCTCCGAAGTCACGAGGAACGTCGATCAGCTGAGGAGGCAGGCCGCCGTCCTCGCGAGGTACGAGAAGACCATGAAGGGGCTGCACGCCCTCGAGGCGGAGGCTGCGGGGCGCGTTGCGGAAGCTGTGCGGGCCGATCTCGCGGCTGCGAAGTCGAGGCTCTCGGACCTCAGGAAGCGCGAACAGGACCTCGCTGCGTCCTCGATGGCCCATACGGCCCGGCTCTCGGAGGCGAGGAACTCGCTCGAACTCGCCCAGGCGGATCTCGACCGCAGGCAGACCGCAGTCTCGGCCCTCGAGAAGCGCTTGTCGGAAGCCGAAGCGCTGGTCCTCGTGGAGTCGGAGAGGGCTCGCGCGGCCGGGGCGCTCGGAGATGAACTCCGCGCAAGGGCTCGCGATCTGGAGGAGAGGTCGGCCGAACTGGACGCAAGGTCGGCCCTCGCTGCAGAGAGGCTCGCGGCGCTCGCTGCGAGCGCGGAGGACGCACTCAGGCTCGCAGGGGAGGCCGGATCGGCTGCCGAGGCCGCCGCTTCCAGGCTGGCGGTCGCAAGGGAGGCCTGCGACGAATCGGGCGGTCTCTCGCGCGCCGCCAGGAATGCGCTGGAGGAGCGCAGGAGGGCGGTCGAGAAGGCGGCGAGGGACAGGGAGAGGGCCGCGGCGGATCTCGCGAGGCTCGACGGAGAGCGGTCGTCGGCCGGGGCCGAGCTGGAGGCGCTGAGGGTGAGGATCGCTGCCCTCGACTCGGAGGCCGCCTCCCTGGAAGTCTCGCTGGAACAGGCCTCCGCAGGGGCGTCCGCAGCGGAGACAGCCCTGGAGGATGCCGCCCGCTCCCTCGAGGAATGCAGATCGTCCATCGCCGCGCTCGAAGGCAGGGCAGGCGAGTACGGGGAGCAGGCGCGGGTGCTCGAGGGGGAGATCTCGCGCGAGTCCTCCGGCACCATCGCTTCGCTCGTCACGGTGCAGGAAGGCTGCGAGGCGGCGGCCGGCGCCTGTCTGGACTCGTTCTATTCGGCCCGTCCCGCCGGACATGGTGTCCCGGCGGACGCGGAAGACGGCAGATACGCCGTCGATGCCGGCATCTCCGCCGAAACCGTGCCGCCCGGCACGAGGCGGCTGTCGGAATTCCTCACGGACGGCCCTGCGGAGGCCTGGAGCATCTTCTCGAGGGCCGCGATGGCTCCCGACAGGCAGACCGCGATGGCCGCAGCCGCAACGGGCACCGGTCTCGTGATCGTCACGCCCGGCGGCGACATCTTCAGGCCCGACGGACTGGTGAGGCTGGGAACGGGAGCCGCCGACAGGGGCCCCCTCGAACGCAAGGCGATGCTCAAGGCCCTGGAGGCCAGGATCGCCTCCGCAAGGGGCGGGATCTCGGCCTCGTCCGCGAAGAGGGCCGAACTGGAGGCCGCCAGGTCGGCGATGGTGGAGAACCGCGCCAGGATGACGGCGTCGGTGCTCGACCTGCAGAAGAGGGCTTCCTCGACCGCGGCCGAAGCCCGCGCCCTGCGGGAGCGGGAGGCCCGGGTCTCCGCGGGGCTCGTCGAGATCGATGCCGCCCTGGCTGCGCTTCCGCGGCCTGCGGAACCCATGCCGGATGCGGACGGGGCCGGTCTGGCCGCCCTGGAGGAGGCCGACCGTCAGGCCGCCGCCGCTGCGCAGCATGCGCAGGACCGGCTGATGGAATGCTCCAGGGAGCTGGTCGCAGCCAGCGCCGAGAGGGACAGGGCGGTGCACGGCCACGAGATCGTCCTATCGGGGATCGCATCGGCGAGGGAGGGGATGGAGAGGGACAGGGAGCTCGCGTCCCGGCAGCGCTTCGAAGCGGCCGTGCTGTCCGCGAGGGCCGCCGAGTCGGCCGAGGCGGCGGAGCTCCATTCCGGGACGGCTGACGAAGCCCGCACAAGATCGGGCGAGGTGAGGGCGGAGCTGGAGGAGGCTTCCGCCGGGCGGCTGGAGGCCGTTTCCCTCAGATCGGCGGCGGCAGAGCGCGCCATCGCGGTGCAGAGGGAGGCCGATGCCGCGCGGGGCGATCTGGAGTCTGCCCGGGCTGCGCTCCTGGAATGCGCGACGGAGGCAGCCGCCCTCGAGGAGAAGCTCCGCCCCCTGGAGGAGAGGGCCGGCGATGCCGGTTCCCCCGATCCGAAGCTCCGCAGGCTCGCCGACGATGACCTGGCCGCGGAGATAGGCAGGGTCTCCGCCGAGAGGGACAGGCTCGGCCCGGTCAACATGCTCGCCAAGGCCGAGCACGAAGAGGCGGCCAGCCGGCTCGAATTCCTGGAGACACAGAAGGCGGACCTGCTCGAGGCCCGGGCTTCCATCTCCGAGGCGATCGGCGAGATCAACAGGACTGCGGCCGAGAGGTTCGGAGAGACCTTCAGGGCCGTCCAGGAACACTTCTCCGAGATCTTCCAGAGGTTCTTCGAGGGCGGGGAGGCCCGGCTCGAGGCGATACCCGGCGAGGATCCCCTCGAAGGCGGGGTTTCGGTCATGGCGAGACCAAGGGGCAAGACGCTGGAGAGCATCTCGGCCCTGTCTGGCGGAGAGAAGGCGATGACGGCGGTAGCCCTCCTCTTCGCGCTGTATCTCGTCAGACCCGCGCCGTTCTGCGTGCTCGACGAGCTCGACGCTCCCCTGGACGACGCCAACGTCGACCGGTTCATCGATCTCCTGGGCAGCTTCTCGGCCGGGACCCAGTTCATAGTCGTGACCCACAACAGGAGGACCATGGAGGCGGCCGAGAGGCTCTACGGAGTGACGATGGCCGGGAACGGGGTCTCGGCCCTGGCATCCGTGAGCCTGGAGGAGGCGCGCAGGCCATGA
- a CDS encoding CDP-alcohol phosphatidyltransferase family protein: MRGPFLTLPNLVSLSRIPLSLAASVMLWLDRPAAMAILASTAILTDWLDGFLARRSGTESEWGRILDPASDKIGFAAFGTALAASGRVPVWFLAFVVARDLLIALGGVLLRGRSAEVPASNVWGKAGTVVLSAYMVRQALAPSGAEVLIGLDALGLAALAALSAAALSYASRAART; this comes from the coding sequence TTGAGGGGGCCCTTCCTGACCCTTCCGAATCTGGTGAGCCTGTCGCGGATCCCGCTCTCCCTCGCCGCATCCGTCATGCTATGGCTGGACAGACCGGCAGCCATGGCGATCCTGGCATCGACGGCCATCCTGACCGACTGGCTGGACGGTTTCCTGGCCAGGAGATCGGGGACGGAATCTGAGTGGGGCAGGATCCTCGATCCCGCCTCCGACAAGATCGGTTTCGCGGCGTTCGGCACCGCCCTCGCGGCCTCCGGGAGGGTCCCGGTCTGGTTCCTCGCGTTCGTCGTGGCCCGGGATCTCCTCATAGCTCTTGGAGGCGTACTCCTTCGCGGCAGGTCGGCCGAGGTGCCGGCCTCGAACGTCTGGGGCAAGGCCGGAACGGTGGTCCTCTCCGCATACATGGTCCGCCAGGCCCTGGCACCTTCGGGAGCCGAGGTCCTGATCGGCCTCGACGCCCTCGGGCTGGCGGCCCTGGCTGCGCTTTCCGCGGCCGCACTCTCCTATGCATCCAGGGCGGCGCGAACATGA
- a CDS encoding AAA family ATPase: MLCSLRLRNIATISDTTLELSEGLNVLTGETGAGKSILVDGLLLALGERADHSIVRPGERLANVEALFTDGSADVIVRREIYASGRSRILLDDEPTDLETVRARMADLVDLHTQRSTPALLSRRVQQAFLDAAAGCLDAASEVRALHGRIGRIDARMREISEALGLSASRRELLEHEASLLSGLAPSKDEYLGLSGRRRELEKDSKLRESMSALAELLSPGEGGFARSLREIRAKLEGSPGLEDLTALLLEAGIAIEEASRICDSRLGAGDDGWDAARLDARLDEYGKLLGRYGGDIDRLVSRVGEVADELDAMARLSEELSALGAERPGALSALSAAACALSASRGAARPVFEGSVEAELERLGMEGASFIVDLRSPPSDRAVELGGRPCGPDGFESPEFRFSANPGMPAGPIQSVPSGGELSRLSLAVKLAQGGPGGATTVFDEIDSGVGGTVAHLLADSLARAAGGRQFVVITHLAQVAARAGRHISVVKDVSGGLASTRVSVLEGGERAVEVARMLGGGEAALAHAKALLGGTGS; this comes from the coding sequence ATGCTCTGCAGCCTGAGGTTGCGGAACATAGCCACCATAAGCGACACGACGCTCGAGCTGTCCGAAGGGCTGAACGTGCTCACGGGCGAAACCGGCGCCGGCAAGTCCATCCTCGTGGACGGCCTGCTGCTTGCCCTCGGCGAACGGGCCGACCACTCCATCGTGCGCCCGGGGGAGAGGCTCGCCAACGTCGAAGCCCTCTTCACCGACGGAAGCGCCGATGTGATCGTCAGGCGAGAGATCTACGCCTCCGGCAGGAGCAGGATACTCCTGGACGACGAGCCGACCGATCTCGAGACGGTGCGTGCGCGGATGGCCGACCTCGTCGATCTGCACACCCAGCGCTCCACTCCGGCGCTGCTCTCGCGGCGCGTCCAGCAGGCCTTCCTCGATGCGGCGGCAGGATGCCTCGACGCCGCGTCGGAGGTCCGCGCCCTCCACGGGAGGATCGGCCGCATCGACGCGCGGATGCGCGAGATATCCGAAGCGCTGGGCCTGTCGGCCTCGAGGCGCGAGCTGCTCGAGCACGAGGCCTCCCTGCTCTCCGGGCTCGCCCCCTCGAAGGACGAATACCTCGGCCTCTCGGGCAGGAGGCGCGAGCTGGAGAAGGATTCGAAGCTGCGCGAATCCATGTCGGCCCTGGCCGAACTCCTCTCGCCCGGAGAGGGAGGATTCGCGAGGTCGCTCAGGGAGATCAGGGCGAAGCTGGAAGGCTCGCCCGGGCTCGAGGATCTCACGGCCCTCCTGCTGGAGGCCGGGATTGCGATAGAGGAGGCATCGAGGATCTGCGACTCCAGGCTCGGAGCCGGAGACGACGGCTGGGACGCCGCCAGGCTGGACGCCCGCCTGGACGAGTACGGGAAGCTCCTCGGCAGGTACGGCGGCGACATCGACCGCCTCGTCTCGAGGGTCGGCGAGGTCGCAGACGAACTGGACGCCATGGCGCGGCTCTCGGAGGAACTCTCGGCCCTCGGAGCCGAGAGGCCCGGCGCGCTCTCGGCCCTGTCGGCGGCAGCCTGCGCACTGAGCGCCTCCCGCGGGGCGGCCCGCCCCGTCTTCGAGGGATCGGTGGAGGCGGAGCTCGAAAGACTGGGCATGGAGGGAGCGTCCTTCATCGTCGATCTGCGCAGTCCTCCATCCGACAGGGCGGTCGAACTGGGAGGGAGGCCGTGCGGACCCGACGGCTTCGAATCTCCCGAGTTCAGGTTCAGCGCCAACCCCGGCATGCCGGCCGGCCCCATCCAGTCCGTCCCGAGCGGCGGCGAGCTCTCGCGGCTCAGCCTGGCCGTGAAGCTCGCGCAGGGCGGTCCGGGCGGGGCGACCACGGTTTTCGACGAGATAGACAGCGGGGTCGGGGGCACGGTGGCGCACCTCCTGGCGGATTCGCTCGCAAGGGCTGCCGGAGGGCGCCAGTTCGTGGTCATCACGCACCTCGCCCAGGTCGCAGCAAGGGCCGGAAGGCACATCTCTGTGGTCAAGGACGTATCCGGCGGACTCGCCAGCACCCGCGTCTCGGTCCTCGAGGGCGGCGAGCGGGCCGTCGAGGTGGCGCGCATGCTGGGGGGCGGCGAGGCCGCGCTCGCTCACGCGAAGGCCCTCCTGGGAGGAACCGGGTCTTGA
- a CDS encoding NAD(+)/NADH kinase: MRPRVILLYTESSTPAPPEAVERLSQAARAAGIAIARAQGGEIPQTGPGDAVGVILGGDGTILRGLDLFMELGIPSFGINIGHLGYLASAEPDEMETAVRRLAEGDFTIDRLPVLVGRLPDGRGVRAVNDICFNRSLSGGMLHLLVQSGDGPIARMAGDGLVVSTPAGSTAYALSAGGPIIDPGLPAVLLVPICAHQLSIRPMVLPPSSVLTVEAGWVRGDGPVVSVDGRPVCTLEQGGTVGIELSEGHCPVVRFAPANGFYERLGRKFGWGVRG; encoded by the coding sequence ATGAGACCCCGCGTGATCCTCCTCTACACCGAATCCAGCACACCCGCCCCCCCGGAGGCTGTCGAGAGGCTCTCGCAGGCCGCCCGTGCCGCCGGCATCGCAATTGCCCGGGCGCAGGGCGGCGAGATCCCGCAAACCGGGCCCGGAGACGCCGTCGGAGTGATACTCGGGGGTGACGGCACGATCCTCAGGGGGCTCGATCTCTTCATGGAGCTCGGCATCCCCTCCTTCGGCATCAACATCGGCCACCTCGGCTACCTCGCCTCGGCCGAACCGGACGAGATGGAGACGGCTGTCCGGAGGCTGGCCGAAGGCGATTTCACTATCGACCGCCTGCCCGTCCTGGTCGGGAGGCTGCCGGACGGCCGGGGCGTCAGGGCCGTCAACGACATCTGCTTCAACAGGTCCCTGTCCGGCGGCATGCTGCACCTCCTGGTCCAGTCGGGCGACGGGCCCATAGCCCGCATGGCGGGCGACGGCCTGGTGGTCTCGACCCCCGCCGGCTCGACGGCCTACGCGCTCTCCGCAGGAGGCCCGATAATCGATCCCGGCCTGCCCGCGGTCCTGCTCGTGCCGATATGCGCGCATCAGCTCTCCATACGCCCCATGGTCCTGCCGCCATCGTCGGTCCTGACCGTCGAGGCGGGATGGGTGAGGGGGGACGGACCCGTGGTGAGCGTCGACGGAAGGCCGGTCTGCACCCTCGAACAGGGCGGGACCGTGGGGATCGAGCTGTCCGAGGGGCACTGCCCCGTCGTCAGGTTCGCACCCGCGAACGGCTTCTACGAACGGCTCGGCAGGAAGTTCGGCTGGGGGGTGAGGGGCTAG
- the dxs gene encoding 1-deoxy-D-xylulose-5-phosphate synthase produces the protein MGLLDSIHCPADVAALDLSRRAELAGEMRQRIIEVVCRNGGHLASSLGVVELTIALLSVFEPPRDKIIWDVGHQSYPYKLLTGRADRFGSIRTEGGLSGFPRRDESPFDAFGTGHSSTAISAALGFAMARDITGGQGRVVAVVGDGAMSGGMALEGLNNLGQSTTDLTLVLNDNEMSISPNVGALSRHLAALITDPAYNRARDEIWNLLGRFPNIGERMRRAGHLAGTALKKTLVSRKTIFDDFEVRYIGPIPGHDLAVLTAVLDRASRLRGPVLVHVVTRKGKGYEPAECDSTHWHGISGGEGRAPGTTFTQAFSDAIVGLAESDDRITAVTAAMRDGTGLAAFAERFPSRFFDVGIAEQHAVTFACGLAFGGLRPVVAVYSTFMQRALDQLIHDAALQRAPVVFALDRAGLVGEDGPTHHGVFDIPLTLPVPSLRIACPRDCTMLGRLLAEAVAFAEYPTVIRYPRGNGPEGLPPPPPETPPGRGELLREGTDLLVIACGTTAGPALGAAEDLAAEGSSVAVYDPIWIKPAPYGEIETLAAGTGRVLTVEDGASSGGFGEHVASRLSTAGIRVSVLGIPDAFQPHATRESLLAASGLDRAGIADAARRAMA, from the coding sequence ATGGGGCTGCTGGACAGTATCCACTGCCCGGCCGACGTGGCCGCCCTCGATCTCTCCCGGAGGGCGGAGCTGGCAGGCGAGATGCGCCAGCGCATCATCGAGGTCGTCTGCAGGAACGGCGGGCATCTCGCATCGAGCCTCGGGGTGGTCGAGCTGACGATCGCGCTCCTGTCGGTGTTCGAGCCGCCGCGCGACAAGATCATCTGGGACGTGGGGCACCAGAGCTATCCCTACAAGCTGCTCACCGGCAGGGCCGACAGGTTCGGGTCCATAAGGACCGAAGGCGGCCTGAGCGGATTCCCCAGGAGGGACGAGAGCCCGTTCGACGCATTCGGCACGGGTCACAGCTCCACCGCCATCAGCGCCGCACTCGGCTTTGCCATGGCCCGCGACATCACCGGAGGACAGGGCCGGGTGGTGGCCGTGGTGGGCGACGGGGCCATGTCCGGCGGGATGGCCCTCGAGGGCCTCAACAACCTCGGCCAGTCGACGACGGATCTCACCCTCGTCCTGAACGACAACGAGATGTCCATATCGCCCAACGTCGGTGCCCTCTCGAGGCACCTGGCCGCGCTGATCACCGATCCTGCGTACAACAGGGCCAGGGACGAGATATGGAACCTGCTGGGGCGCTTCCCCAACATCGGGGAGCGCATGCGCCGGGCCGGGCATCTCGCCGGCACCGCCCTCAAGAAGACCCTCGTCTCCAGGAAGACGATCTTCGACGACTTCGAGGTGCGGTACATAGGACCCATCCCGGGCCACGACCTCGCCGTGCTCACCGCGGTGCTCGACCGGGCCTCGAGGCTCAGGGGGCCGGTGCTGGTGCACGTCGTCACCCGCAAGGGCAAGGGCTACGAGCCTGCCGAATGCGACTCCACGCACTGGCACGGCATTTCGGGGGGTGAGGGGCGCGCCCCCGGCACGACCTTCACACAGGCCTTCTCCGACGCCATCGTGGGCCTCGCGGAGTCGGACGACCGCATCACGGCCGTCACGGCGGCGATGCGCGACGGCACGGGGCTGGCCGCATTCGCCGAGCGTTTCCCGTCGAGGTTCTTCGACGTGGGGATAGCGGAGCAGCACGCCGTGACGTTCGCCTGCGGGCTGGCCTTCGGCGGCCTCAGGCCTGTGGTGGCGGTCTACAGCACATTCATGCAGAGGGCGCTCGACCAGCTCATCCACGACGCCGCCCTGCAGAGGGCTCCGGTGGTCTTCGCGCTGGACAGGGCCGGGCTCGTCGGCGAAGACGGCCCCACGCACCACGGAGTCTTCGACATCCCGCTGACCCTTCCCGTACCATCCCTCAGGATAGCCTGCCCCAGGGACTGCACGATGCTCGGCCGTCTTCTCGCTGAGGCGGTGGCCTTCGCCGAGTATCCGACGGTCATCCGCTATCCCAGGGGGAACGGACCCGAGGGCCTGCCCCCGCCTCCGCCCGAGACACCTCCCGGCAGGGGGGAGCTCCTCAGGGAGGGGACCGACCTGCTCGTCATCGCCTGCGGGACTACGGCCGGGCCGGCCCTCGGAGCTGCGGAGGACCTCGCGGCGGAGGGATCGAGCGTGGCCGTGTACGATCCGATCTGGATCAAGCCGGCACCCTATGGCGAAATCGAGACACTGGCCGCGGGAACCGGCCGTGTCCTGACCGTCGAGGACGGGGCCTCCTCCGGCGGCTTCGGCGAGCACGTCGCCTCCCGCCTCTCGACCGCCGGGATCCGTGTCTCCGTCCTCGGGATACCCGACGCCTTCCAGCCCCATGCCACGAGGGAGAGCCTTCTCGCCGCATCGGGCCTCGACCGGGCCGGGATCGCGGATGCGGCCAGAAGGGCGATGGCATGA
- a CDS encoding polyprenyl synthetase family protein, protein MPGRDFAPLLSSLAESAVWIDEVLAGFLKDYGAATLLPAAASHCLQGGGKRVRPFLVRSACEACGGSPSRAVHAAAAVEMVHTYSLVHDDLPALDDDSTRRGRPTLHVMHGSPQAILAGDFLLSGAFTVLLRSSLPPAATGLMIRRLASAAGPSFLVGGQHMDMNPPSRPDAAWARRMIDGKTAAMIRVSLELGALAGSARPVLPEGLSGLGDRLGLLFQLTDDLLDVRGTPEEMGKAVGKDEARGKANLVTILGVPGASELAGALAEEIDSGFSALPGDWSGVRLLAEYLPTRRN, encoded by the coding sequence ATGCCGGGGCGTGATTTCGCACCCCTGCTGTCCTCGCTGGCGGAATCCGCCGTCTGGATCGACGAGGTCCTGGCCGGATTCCTGAAGGACTACGGCGCCGCCACGCTCCTGCCCGCCGCGGCTTCGCACTGCCTCCAGGGCGGCGGCAAGCGGGTGAGGCCCTTCCTCGTCAGGTCGGCCTGCGAGGCGTGCGGGGGCAGCCCGTCGCGGGCGGTGCATGCAGCCGCCGCGGTCGAGATGGTCCACACCTACTCCCTCGTACACGACGATCTGCCCGCGCTCGACGACGACTCCACGCGCCGGGGGAGGCCCACCCTCCATGTCATGCACGGCAGCCCCCAGGCGATCCTCGCGGGCGACTTCCTCCTCTCCGGGGCCTTCACCGTGCTGCTCCGGAGCTCCCTGCCCCCCGCCGCAACGGGTCTGATGATCCGGAGGCTGGCTTCCGCCGCGGGGCCGTCGTTCCTCGTGGGCGGGCAGCACATGGACATGAACCCCCCGTCCCGCCCCGACGCCGCATGGGCGCGGAGGATGATAGACGGCAAGACGGCGGCGATGATCCGGGTTTCCCTGGAACTGGGCGCCCTGGCCGGGTCGGCCAGGCCCGTCCTCCCCGAAGGCCTGTCCGGGCTGGGTGACAGGCTGGGGCTGCTGTTCCAGCTCACCGACGACCTCCTCGACGTGCGGGGCACGCCGGAGGAGATGGGAAAGGCGGTGGGGAAGGACGAAGCCAGGGGCAAGGCCAACCTGGTGACTATCCTGGGCGTCCCCGGGGCGTCGGAGCTGGCAGGGGCGCTCGCGGAGGAGATCGATTCGGGGTTCTCCGCACTTCCGGGCGACTGGTCCGGGGTCAGGCTCCTCGCGGAATACCTGCCCACGAGGAGGAACTGA
- a CDS encoding TIGR00282 family metallophosphoesterase, with amino-acid sequence MKVLLLGDVVGSPGRRCAVRYIRENPHDIVVVNGENASGGIGITPGVAGQLLDAGVSVITTGNHVWAHREVFPYLDSCGGRLLRPGNFPPGNPGSGMTTIRAAGESVTVINLQGRVFMPDCDCPFRAADRMLQSQSAGIVIVDFHAEATSEKIALGRYLDGRVTVFAGTHTHVQTSDACILPGGTAYVTDLGMCGSSAGVIGVEYGDVLERFLTCRPSRLSVCEGDEYVSGLSVTLGPDLKPSSLETVHAGA; translated from the coding sequence ATGAAGGTCCTCCTCCTCGGAGACGTCGTCGGTTCCCCGGGCAGGCGCTGCGCCGTCCGCTACATCCGCGAGAACCCCCACGACATCGTGGTGGTGAACGGTGAAAACGCCTCCGGGGGGATCGGAATCACTCCCGGGGTGGCGGGGCAGCTCCTCGATGCGGGAGTCTCCGTCATCACCACGGGCAACCACGTGTGGGCGCACCGCGAGGTTTTCCCCTATCTCGATTCCTGTGGCGGCAGGCTCCTCAGACCCGGTAACTTCCCTCCCGGCAACCCGGGTTCGGGCATGACAACGATAAGGGCCGCCGGGGAGTCGGTCACCGTGATCAACCTCCAGGGCAGGGTGTTCATGCCGGACTGCGACTGCCCGTTCAGGGCGGCCGACCGCATGCTCCAGTCCCAGTCCGCCGGGATCGTCATCGTCGACTTCCATGCGGAGGCAACCAGCGAGAAGATCGCGCTCGGCCGCTATCTCGACGGCCGTGTGACCGTCTTCGCCGGAACCCACACCCATGTCCAGACTTCGGACGCCTGCATCCTCCCGGGCGGCACCGCCTACGTCACCGATCTGGGCATGTGCGGCTCCTCGGCCGGCGTGATCGGAGTGGAGTACGGGGATGTGCTGGAGCGGTTCCTGACCTGCAGGCCGTCGCGCCTGTCGGTCTGCGAGGGGGATGAGTACGTCTCCGGGCTCTCCGTCACGCTCGGACCCGACCTGAAGCCCTCTTCACTGGAGACCGTCCATGCCGGGGCGTGA